In one Buchnera aphidicola (Uroleucon sonchi) genomic region, the following are encoded:
- the def gene encoding peptide deformylase, with product MSDLKLLYYPDRRLRLIAKPVTEINKKIKKIINNMIYTMHQKEGIGLAATQVDIQLQIIVINVMQKKDTDLVLINPKILKKEGNISIQEGCLSIPEYRAFIPRFNYIKVQSIDQYGETIEIEAQSIMSICIQHEIDHLQGKLFIDYLSKFKKDRIKKKFEKFKKQQIKSLRESS from the coding sequence ATGTCTGATTTAAAATTACTTTACTATCCTGATAGACGTTTAAGACTTATTGCTAAACCTGTAACAGAAATTAATAAAAAAATAAAGAAAATTATTAATAATATGATATATACGATGCATCAAAAAGAAGGAATTGGTTTAGCAGCTACTCAAGTTGATATTCAATTGCAAATTATAGTAATAAATGTAATGCAAAAAAAAGATACAGATTTAGTATTAATTAATCCTAAAATTCTTAAAAAAGAAGGAAATATTAGTATTCAAGAGGGTTGTTTATCAATTCCAGAATATCGTGCTTTTATTCCGCGATTTAATTATATTAAAGTGCAATCAATTGATCAGTATGGAGAAACAATAGAAATAGAAGCGCAATCAATTATGTCTATATGCATTCAGCATGAAATAGATCATCTTCAAGGAAAATTATTTATTGATTATTTATCTAAATTTAAAAAAGATCGAATTAAAAAAAAATTTGAAAAATTTAAAAAACAACAAATTAAATCACTAAGGGAATCAAGTTAA
- the fmt gene encoding methionyl-tRNA formyltransferase, producing the protein MNTLKIIFAGTEYFSAAYLNVLITSSYKIVAVLTQPDRPSGRGQKIHFSPVKILSLHHKIPIYQPINLNDVLFQNRILNLNADIMIVVSYGKIIPKKILNMFSKGCINVHPSLLPKWRGSTPIQSSILYGDKKTGISIIQMNDKIDSGEIIYSTECNISSKDTTKSLSLKLIKIGTRGLLETLKNIILNKIIKIKQNENYMTLSKKIYKIDALLNWNLHAQQLERRIRAFNPWPICHFTFKNVNIKVWEATIIPIAEKKFSIGEIVCANQYGIQINTAYQILNLEKIQLPGKKIMDIKNIIISKKNFFKIGAII; encoded by the coding sequence TTGAATACATTAAAAATTATTTTTGCTGGAACAGAGTATTTTTCAGCTGCCTATCTAAATGTATTAATCACTTCTTCTTATAAAATTGTTGCAGTTCTTACTCAACCAGATCGTCCTTCCGGGAGAGGACAAAAGATTCATTTTTCTCCTGTTAAAATTTTATCATTACATCATAAAATTCCTATTTATCAACCTATAAATTTAAATGATGTACTCTTTCAAAATAGAATATTAAATCTGAATGCTGATATTATGATAGTTGTTTCTTATGGAAAAATAATACCAAAAAAAATTTTAAATATGTTTTCTAAAGGATGTATCAACGTTCATCCTTCTCTATTACCAAAATGGCGTGGATCGACTCCAATTCAATCATCTATTTTATATGGAGATAAAAAAACTGGAATAAGTATTATTCAAATGAATGATAAAATTGATTCAGGAGAAATAATATACTCAACTGAATGTAATATATCTTCAAAAGATACGACAAAAAGCTTATCTTTAAAATTAATTAAAATAGGCACAAGAGGATTGTTAGAAACATTAAAAAATATTATTTTAAATAAAATCATAAAAATTAAACAAAATGAAAATTATATGACTTTATCAAAAAAAATATATAAAATAGACGCTTTATTAAACTGGAATTTACATGCTCAACAATTAGAACGACGTATTCGAGCATTTAATCCATGGCCAATATGTCACTTTACATTTAAAAATGTAAATATAAAAGTTTGGGAAGCAACTATCATACCTATAGCAGAAAAAAAATTTTCTATAGGAGAAATTGTCTGTGCAAATCAATATGGGATTCAAATTAATACAGCTTATCAAATATTAAATCTTGAAAAAATACAATTACCAGGAAAAAAAATAATGGATATAAAAAATATTATTATATCTAAAAAAAATTTTTTTAAGATTGGTGCAATTATATAA
- the rplQ gene encoding 50S ribosomal protein L17 has translation MRHRKSGRQLNRNRTHLNAMLKNMSCALFKHEVIKTTLSKAKELRRIAEPIITLSKIDTVSNRRLVFSRIRDHAIVAKLFVNLGPLFLNRLGGYTRILKCGFRSGDKAPMAYIELVDRIKKNKNEKVIKSK, from the coding sequence ATGCGTCACCGGAAAAGCGGTCGTCAATTAAATCGCAATCGCACTCATCTTAACGCAATGTTAAAAAACATGTCTTGTGCTTTATTTAAACATGAAGTTATTAAAACGACTTTATCTAAAGCAAAAGAACTTCGTCGTATTGCAGAGCCAATTATTACTTTATCTAAAATAGATACCGTGTCAAATAGACGTTTAGTATTTTCTCGTATCCGAGATCATGCAATAGTAGCAAAATTATTTGTTAATTTGGGTCCATTATTTTTAAATAGATTAGGTGGTTATACTCGTATATTAAAATGTGGATTTAGATCTGGAGACAAAGCTCCAATGGCTTATATTGAATTAGTTGATCGTATAAAAAAAAATAAAAACGAAAAAGTTATCAAATCAAAATAA
- a CDS encoding Sua5/YciO/YrdC/YwlC family protein, which produces MLKNQHIIAYPTESMFGLGCDPNSEQAVKKLLQLKNRNIEKGFILVAAHFCQIKKYINEEKISNEQKKTMQLVWPGHFTFLVPAKLQVPYWLTGKFNTIAVRISSHAEIIKLCNAFGGALISTSANISSMPPCITDQEVLKYFGKNFPLLHGTIGTEKNPSKIVNLIDGNIIRHV; this is translated from the coding sequence ATGTTAAAAAATCAACATATTATTGCTTATCCTACAGAATCAATGTTTGGACTTGGATGCGATCCTAATAGCGAACAAGCTGTAAAAAAATTGTTACAGTTAAAAAACCGAAACATAGAAAAAGGATTTATATTAGTTGCTGCGCATTTTTGTCAAATAAAAAAGTATATTAATGAAGAAAAAATATCAAACGAACAAAAAAAAACCATGCAACTTGTTTGGCCAGGACATTTTACTTTTCTTGTTCCGGCAAAATTACAAGTACCTTATTGGTTAACTGGGAAATTTAATACTATTGCTGTTCGAATTAGCTCTCATGCTGAAATAATAAAGTTATGTAATGCATTTGGAGGGGCGTTAATCTCTACAAGTGCTAATATTTCTAGCATGCCTCCATGTATCACAGATCAAGAAGTATTAAAATATTTTGGAAAAAATTTTCCATTATTACATGGAACAATAGGTACTGAAAAGAATCCTTCTAAGATTGTTAATCTTATTGATGGGAATATAATTCGTCATGTTTAA
- the aroE gene encoding shikimate dehydrogenase, which produces MFKCQDFNYAVFGNPINHTQSPIIHKYFAKQTNILHTYQSVHVPLDSLYSFLNYFFKNYGVGANITAPFKQEAYFFCNKLTEQAKIAQSVNTLYKLKNQCILGDNTDGIGLLSDLKRLNFIKKNDSILILGAGGAVKGILYALLSFGCSVFVLNRTLSNAQKIVMQFNQYGKIQILNTNKLNIKYFNLIINARSNISKIENDMIPLSLICLKKTHLYDINYQINNTKFIDWCINIGAHYFSDGIGMLVFQAAHAFFLWHKVMPKIHYIIDILNKKKFIKNA; this is translated from the coding sequence ATGTTTAAATGTCAAGATTTTAATTATGCTGTATTTGGAAATCCGATTAATCATACTCAATCTCCTATAATTCATAAATATTTTGCTAAACAAACAAATATTTTACACACTTATCAATCTGTTCATGTCCCATTAGATAGTTTGTATTCTTTTTTAAATTATTTTTTTAAAAATTATGGAGTTGGAGCAAATATTACTGCCCCATTTAAACAAGAAGCTTATTTTTTTTGTAATAAATTAACTGAACAAGCTAAAATTGCTCAATCAGTTAATACATTGTATAAATTAAAAAACCAATGTATTTTAGGGGATAATACAGATGGAATTGGTTTGTTATCTGATCTTAAAAGATTAAATTTTATAAAAAAAAATGACTCAATTTTAATACTTGGTGCAGGAGGAGCGGTTAAAGGAATTTTATATGCTCTTTTATCTTTTGGTTGTTCTGTATTTGTTTTAAATAGAACTCTATCGAATGCGCAAAAGATAGTTATGCAATTTAATCAATATGGAAAAATACAAATACTAAACACAAATAAATTAAATATTAAATATTTTAATTTAATTATTAATGCCAGATCCAATATTTCTAAAATTGAAAATGATATGATTCCTTTATCTTTAATTTGTTTAAAAAAAACACATTTATATGATATTAATTATCAAATCAATAATACAAAATTTATTGATTGGTGTATAAATATTGGTGCGCATTATTTTTCTGATGGAATAGGAATGTTAGTTTTTCAAGCTGCTCATGCATTTTTTTTATGGCATAAAGTCATGCCAAAAATTCATTATATTATTGATATTTTAAATAAAAAAAAATTTATAAAAAATGCTTAA
- the cspE gene encoding transcription antiterminator/RNA stability regulator CspE: MSKIKGNVKWFNESKGFGFITPEDGSKDVFVHFSAIQSNGFKTLAEGQSVEFEITEGAKGPSAANVISI; this comes from the coding sequence ATGTCCAAGATTAAAGGTAATGTGAAGTGGTTTAATGAATCTAAAGGTTTTGGTTTTATTACTCCAGAAGATGGAAGTAAAGATGTATTTGTTCATTTTTCAGCGATACAAAGCAATGGATTTAAAACTTTAGCCGAAGGTCAAAGTGTTGAATTTGAAATAACTGAAGGAGCAAAAGGACCATCTGCTGCTAATGTTATTAGTATATAG
- the folD gene encoding bifunctional methylenetetrahydrofolate dehydrogenase/methenyltetrahydrofolate cyclohydrolase FolD — translation MSAIIIDGNKIAKKLQLKIAQKTYQRKKNGKKIPGLAMILVGKHIPSEIYLNKKRIACKNVGFFSEYWNFPDNVNEMQILNLIHKLNNDINIDGILIQLPLPKHINYTNVLSSIVPDKDVDGFHPYNTGSLCQRTPKLRACTPKGIITMLQYQKIKTHGLHAVMVGASNIVGRPMSLELLLAGCTTTVTHRFTKNLKYHVKHADLLIVAVGKANFLKGTWVKNGSIVIDVGINRLKNGRIVGDVDFKNACLRAAYITPVPGGVGPMTVATLLQNTLEACENHHDTLK, via the coding sequence ATGTCTGCAATCATCATAGATGGTAATAAAATTGCAAAAAAATTGCAATTAAAAATTGCACAAAAAACTTATCAAAGAAAAAAAAATGGAAAAAAAATACCTGGATTAGCCATGATTTTAGTTGGTAAACATATTCCTTCAGAAATTTATTTAAATAAAAAAAGAATTGCATGTAAAAATGTTGGTTTTTTTTCAGAATATTGGAATTTTCCTGATAATGTTAATGAAATGCAAATATTAAATCTCATTCATAAATTAAATAATGATATAAATATTGATGGTATTTTAATACAATTACCTCTTCCAAAACATATAAATTATACAAATGTTTTAAGTAGTATTGTTCCAGATAAAGATGTTGATGGTTTTCATCCTTATAATACTGGTTCTTTATGTCAAAGAACACCTAAATTAAGAGCATGCACGCCAAAAGGTATTATTACAATGTTGCAATATCAAAAAATTAAAACTCATGGATTACATGCAGTAATGGTAGGAGCATCAAATATAGTAGGAAGACCCATGAGTTTAGAATTATTATTAGCTGGCTGTACAACTACTGTTACACATCGATTTACTAAAAATTTAAAATATCATGTAAAACATGCAGATTTATTAATTGTAGCTGTTGGAAAAGCTAATTTTTTAAAAGGAACATGGGTAAAAAATGGATCTATAGTTATAGATGTAGGTATTAACAGATTAAAAAATGGCAGAATAGTAGGAGATGTAGATTTTAAGAATGCATGTTTACGAGCAGCATATATAACTCCTGTTCCTGGAGGAGTAGGTCCTATGACAGTTGCAACATTATTACAAAATACATTAGAAGCATGTGAAAATCATCATGATACTTTAAAGTAA
- the ybeD gene encoding DUF493 family protein YbeD, with protein sequence MKIKLREMLQFPCFFTYKIIGLAKPELIDQIIKVIQIQIPGDYTPQIKSSNRGNYLSVSITICAKNFEQIEILYHEISKINIVRIVL encoded by the coding sequence ATGAAAATAAAATTACGAGAAATGTTACAATTCCCTTGTTTTTTTACTTATAAAATTATTGGATTAGCAAAACCTGAACTAATTGATCAAATAATTAAAGTAATTCAAATTCAAATCCCTGGAGATTATACTCCTCAAATCAAATCAAGTAATCGAGGAAACTATCTTTCTGTTTCAATTACTATTTGCGCGAAAAATTTTGAACAAATTGAAATTTTATATCATGAAATTAGCAAAATTAACATTGTTCGAATAGTTTTATAA
- a CDS encoding DUF494 family protein has protein sequence MFDILIYLFENYVHTKSKISIDYDSLTNDLSDIGFPKKDIYNALRWLKNLACYKNNILSSINVISEQISTRIYTQEESLKLNVDCRGFLLFLEQLEILTLETREMIIERIMDLDMNELHLEDLKWIVLIVLFNVPGHELVYNKLENLLFNFKEEIIH, from the coding sequence ATGTTTGACATATTAATATATTTATTTGAAAATTATGTACATACTAAATCAAAAATTTCTATTGATTATGATAGTTTAACAAATGATTTATCAGATATAGGATTTCCAAAGAAAGATATTTATAATGCTTTACGTTGGTTAAAAAATCTTGCTTGTTATAAAAATAATATTTTGTCGTCTATTAATGTAATATCAGAACAAATATCTACTCGAATTTATACTCAAGAAGAATCTCTTAAATTAAATGTTGATTGTCGCGGTTTTTTACTTTTTTTAGAACAGTTAGAGATATTAACATTAGAGACAAGAGAAATGATTATTGAAAGAATTATGGATTTAGATATGAATGAATTGCATCTTGAAGATTTAAAATGGATTGTATTAATTGTTTTATTTAATGTTCCGGGGCATGAATTGGTATATAATAAACTAGAGAATTTATTATTTAATTTTAAAGAAGAAATTATTCATTAA
- a CDS encoding DNA-directed RNA polymerase subunit alpha, whose translation MQNYTMSFLKPRLVDIEQISDTHTKVTLEPLERGFGHTLGNALRRILLSSMPGCAVTEVEIDGVLHEYSTKEGIQEDILEILLNLKELAVKVHGKDEAYLILKKSGIGSVTAGDIIHNSDVEIIKPDHIICNLTCDTSSIDMRIKVQRGRGYVPAATRVHSEEDMRPIGCLLLDACYSPIDRISYNVEAARVEQRTDLDKLVIEMETNGTIDPEEAIRRAATILSEQLEAFVDLRDVRAPEIEEEKPKFEPILLRPVDDLELTVRSANCLKAESIHYIGDLVQRTEVELLKTPNLGKKSLTEIKDILAARNLSLGMKLENWPPESISDE comes from the coding sequence ATGCAGAATTATACAATGAGTTTTTTAAAACCACGTTTAGTAGATATTGAACAAATTAGCGATACTCATACAAAAGTAACTTTAGAACCATTAGAAAGAGGTTTTGGTCATACATTAGGAAATGCACTGCGTAGAATTTTACTTTCTTCTATGCCTGGATGCGCAGTAACTGAAGTAGAAATTGATGGTGTATTGCATGAATATAGTACTAAAGAAGGCATACAAGAAGATATTTTAGAAATATTATTAAATTTAAAAGAGTTAGCTGTTAAAGTACATGGCAAAGATGAAGCTTATCTTATATTAAAAAAATCTGGTATTGGATCTGTAACAGCTGGTGATATTATACATAATAGTGATGTTGAAATTATTAAACCAGACCATATTATTTGTAATTTAACTTGTGATACTTCATCTATTGATATGAGAATCAAAGTGCAACGTGGTCGAGGCTATGTTCCTGCCGCCACTAGAGTTCATTCTGAAGAAGATATGCGGCCAATAGGATGTTTATTGCTAGATGCTTGTTACAGTCCTATAGATCGAATCTCTTATAATGTTGAAGCAGCACGTGTTGAGCAAAGAACAGATTTAGATAAACTAGTAATTGAAATGGAAACTAACGGAACAATTGACCCAGAAGAAGCAATTCGGAGAGCTGCTACTATTTTATCAGAACAATTAGAAGCCTTTGTTGATTTAAGAGATGTTCGTGCTCCTGAAATAGAAGAAGAAAAACCAAAATTTGAACCTATTTTATTACGTCCAGTAGATGATTTAGAATTAACTGTAAGATCAGCTAATTGTCTTAAAGCAGAATCAATACATTATATAGGTGATTTAGTCCAACGAACTGAGGTAGAGCTTTTAAAAACTCCTAATTTAGGAAAAAAATCTTTGACTGAGATTAAAGATATATTAGCTGCTCGTAATTTATCACTTGGAATGAAATTAGAGAATTGGCCTCCAGAAAGTATTTCAGATGAATAG
- the cysS gene encoding cysteine--tRNA ligase, whose protein sequence is MLKIFNTLTSKKEIFKSIQKNKINLYVCGVTVYDFCHIGHGRTFVVFDIVVRYLRLIGFQVKYVRNITDIDDKIIQKSITKNTNVYDLTNLMIQEMHQDLSLLGISPPDSEPRITDYINNIIQIIIKLINNRHAYLNQNGDVIFSVDSYPHYGNLSGQSLKFLKSGSRIPINYTKKNPLDFILWKITDEKEYSWDSPWGKGRPGWHIECTAINNVFFQDYVDIHGGGSDLLFPHHENERAQSQCLNNKSKINFWMHTGVVISENQKMSKSLNNVYFLKDILKDYDAEIICYFFLSTHYRHPIHYSRIHVDQAAISLKYLYSSLNNTYPISNEDEGMNFELEFYNAMNDDFNTPKVFSIFLQIAKKINFFKKKDMLKTNKFSFRLKKLANYLGFLSKQPEDFLKNRPILNTSLEKKIEYLIKKRHIARKLKLWKEADEIRSKLISLDILLEDLDDGTTTWRKK, encoded by the coding sequence ATGTTAAAAATTTTTAATACATTAACTAGTAAAAAAGAAATTTTTAAATCTATTCAAAAAAATAAAATTAACTTATATGTATGTGGTGTTACTGTATATGATTTTTGTCACATTGGACATGGTCGTACTTTTGTTGTGTTTGACATAGTTGTACGTTATTTACGATTAATTGGATTTCAGGTAAAATATGTTCGAAATATTACTGATATTGATGATAAAATTATACAAAAATCTATTACTAAAAATACTAATGTTTATGATTTAACAAATTTAATGATTCAGGAAATGCATCAAGATTTATCTTTATTAGGTATTTCCCCTCCAGATTCAGAACCTCGTATTACAGATTATATTAATAACATTATTCAAATAATTATCAAACTTATTAATAATCGACATGCATATTTAAATCAAAATGGTGATGTTATTTTTTCTGTAGATAGTTATCCTCATTATGGTAATTTATCGGGTCAATCTTTAAAATTTTTAAAATCTGGATCACGTATTCCAATTAATTATACAAAAAAAAATCCTTTAGATTTTATACTCTGGAAAATTACTGATGAAAAAGAATATTCTTGGGATTCTCCTTGGGGTAAAGGTCGTCCTGGTTGGCATATTGAATGTACCGCAATAAATAATGTATTTTTTCAAGATTATGTAGATATTCATGGCGGTGGTTCTGATTTACTTTTTCCTCATCATGAAAATGAAAGAGCTCAATCTCAATGTTTAAATAATAAATCTAAAATTAATTTTTGGATGCATACAGGTGTAGTGATTTCAGAAAATCAAAAAATGTCCAAATCATTAAATAATGTTTATTTTTTAAAAGATATTTTGAAAGATTATGATGCTGAAATTATATGTTATTTTTTTCTTTCAACACATTATCGTCATCCGATTCATTATAGTAGAATCCATGTCGATCAAGCAGCGATATCATTAAAATATTTATATTCTTCTTTAAATAATACTTATCCTATATCTAATGAAGATGAAGGAATGAATTTTGAATTAGAATTTTATAATGCTATGAATGATGACTTTAATACTCCTAAAGTTTTTAGTATTTTTTTACAAATAGCAAAAAAAATTAATTTTTTTAAGAAAAAAGATATGTTAAAAACAAATAAATTTTCTTTTAGACTAAAAAAATTAGCTAATTATTTAGGATTTTTATCAAAACAACCAGAAGATTTTTTAAAAAATAGACCTATATTAAACACGAGTTTAGAAAAAAAAATAGAATATTTAATCAAAAAAAGACATATAGCTAGGAAATTGAAATTATGGAAAGAAGCTGATGAAATACGATCAAAATTAATTTCTTTAGATATTCTATTAGAAGATTTAGATGATGGAACAACAACATGGCGTAAAAAATAA
- the htpG gene encoding molecular chaperone HtpG, with translation MQTPKKEIYNFQSEVKQLLHLMIHSLYSNKEIFLRELVSNASDAIDKLRFESISLPELYENDSDLKIQISVNKAQKTLIISDNGIGMNKKDTIENLGTIAKSGTKLFLQSLETKKNKKNELIGEFGVGFYSSFMVSNQVSIRTRLAGTKPNEGILWESSGEGEYNITNIIKKTRGTEITLFLKKEEEEFLETWRIKNIISKYSDHITVPVYMQNYDEKNKTYFWEKINKAKALWISNKSSITDQEYKDFYKHLTHDQNDPLIWSHNHVEGKQEYISLLYVPQKASWDIWNRDHKHGLKLYVKRVYVMDNSHEFLPNYLRFIRGLLDSNDLPLNVSREILQNNNTTGQLKKSLIKRSLNILDKMSKNHIEKYQKFWNEFGLVFKEGPAEDHENIDKIADLLRFTSIQNNTAEQNISLKTYISNMHDKQEKIYYITADSYLAAKNSPHLEIFKKNKIDVLLLSDRIDEWMMNYLIEFQGKKFQSISKEDASINKINQETKIKNNDISTEMINFLKKVKKLLGNRVKDVRFTNRLTDTPCVLLSDAKEMTTQMAKLFSAAGQSVPELKYIFEINPEHILIKKICFITNEDEFNEWIKLLLDQAFFSETGHLDNPHKFISRMNKLLLK, from the coding sequence ATGCAAACACCAAAAAAAGAAATATATAATTTTCAGTCAGAAGTAAAACAATTATTACATTTAATGATTCATTCACTATATTCCAACAAAGAAATATTTTTAAGAGAATTAGTGTCTAATGCATCAGATGCTATAGATAAATTAAGATTTGAATCTATTTCATTACCAGAATTATATGAAAATGATAGTGATTTAAAAATTCAAATATCTGTTAATAAAGCACAAAAAACATTAATTATTAGTGACAATGGAATTGGCATGAATAAAAAAGATACTATTGAAAATCTTGGAACAATTGCCAAATCAGGAACTAAATTATTTTTACAATCTCTAGAAACAAAAAAAAATAAAAAAAATGAACTAATTGGTGAATTTGGAGTGGGATTTTATTCATCTTTTATGGTTTCAAATCAAGTATCTATTAGAACTAGATTAGCTGGAACAAAACCTAATGAAGGAATATTATGGGAATCATCTGGGGAAGGCGAATATAATATTACTAATATTATAAAAAAAACTAGAGGGACTGAAATTACTTTATTTTTGAAAAAAGAAGAAGAAGAATTTTTGGAAACATGGCGTATTAAAAATATAATTAGCAAATATTCTGATCACATTACAGTTCCCGTATATATGCAGAATTATGATGAAAAAAATAAAACGTATTTTTGGGAGAAAATTAATAAAGCCAAAGCATTATGGATTTCAAATAAATCTTCTATTACTGATCAAGAGTATAAAGATTTTTATAAACATCTGACTCATGATCAAAATGACCCTCTTATATGGAGTCATAATCATGTAGAAGGTAAACAAGAATATATTAGTTTATTATATGTTCCTCAAAAAGCATCTTGGGATATATGGAATAGAGATCATAAACATGGTTTAAAACTATATGTAAAACGCGTATATGTTATGGATAATTCTCATGAATTTCTTCCTAATTATTTACGTTTTATAAGAGGTCTATTAGATTCTAATGATTTGCCTTTAAATGTATCACGTGAAATATTGCAAAATAATAACACGACAGGACAATTAAAAAAATCTTTAATTAAAAGATCTTTAAATATATTAGATAAAATGTCTAAAAATCATATTGAAAAATATCAAAAATTTTGGAATGAATTTGGTCTAGTTTTCAAAGAAGGTCCTGCTGAAGATCATGAAAATATAGATAAAATCGCTGATTTATTACGTTTTACATCGATTCAAAATAATACTGCAGAACAAAATATATCTTTGAAAACATATATATCAAACATGCATGACAAACAAGAAAAAATATATTACATCACTGCAGATAGTTATTTAGCAGCAAAAAATAGTCCTCATTTAGAAATTTTTAAAAAAAATAAAATTGATGTTTTATTATTATCAGATCGTATTGATGAATGGATGATGAATTATTTAATTGAATTTCAAGGCAAAAAATTTCAATCTATTAGCAAAGAAGATGCTTCAATTAATAAAATTAACCAAGAAACAAAAATAAAAAATAATGATATTTCAACAGAAATGATTAATTTTTTAAAAAAAGTCAAAAAATTACTTGGAAATAGAGTAAAAGATGTAAGATTTACTAATCGTTTAACAGATACTCCATGTGTTTTACTCAGTGATGCAAAAGAAATGACCACACAAATGGCTAAACTTTTTTCTGCTGCAGGACAATCTGTTCCAGAATTAAAATATATTTTTGAAATTAACCCAGAGCATATATTAATAAAAAAAATATGTTTTATTACAAATGAGGATGAGTTTAATGAATGGATAAAACTATTATTAGATCAAGCTTTCTTTTCTGAAACAGGTCACTTAGATAATCCACATAAATTTATTTCTAGAATGAATAAATTACTTTTGAAGTAA
- a CDS encoding YbaB/EbfC family nucleoid-associated protein, giving the protein MFTKNSLGNLMKQAQQMQEKMAKIQEEIAKMEVTGEAGAGLVKVTINGAHNCRRVEVDPSLLKDDKDMLEDLAAAAFNDATRRISEVQKKKMSAISTGIQLPNGFNIPI; this is encoded by the coding sequence ATGTTTACTAAAAATAGTTTAGGTAATTTAATGAAACAAGCACAACAAATGCAAGAAAAAATGGCTAAAATACAGGAAGAAATAGCTAAGATGGAAGTCACAGGAGAAGCTGGTGCTGGATTAGTTAAAGTAACTATAAATGGTGCTCATAACTGTAGACGTGTTGAAGTAGACCCAAGTCTTCTAAAAGATGATAAAGATATGTTAGAGGATTTAGCTGCTGCTGCTTTTAATGATGCAACAAGAAGAATATCAGAAGTACAAAAAAAGAAAATGTCAGCTATATCTACAGGAATACAGTTACCTAATGGATTTAATATTCCTATTTAA
- the adk gene encoding adenylate kinase yields MRIILIGAPGTGKGTQGIFISERYNVPKISTGDMLREEVYLKTKIGLIIKNIIAQGQLVPNKIVCNLIKKRIQKKDCINGFLLDGFPRTIKQAIYLSNINFKIDYILEFIVPFHTILERISGRRVHTDSGRIYHIKFKPPKIQNKDDITGELLTIREDDKIESIKTRLEEYKKIHDPLINYYINLHKIGHIKFFQIDGTNSVSLIHKKIEKILNK; encoded by the coding sequence ATGCGTATTATTCTTATTGGAGCGCCTGGAACAGGAAAAGGAACACAAGGAATATTTATTTCAGAAAGATATAACGTGCCAAAAATATCTACAGGGGATATGTTAAGAGAAGAAGTTTATTTAAAAACCAAGATTGGTTTGATAATTAAAAATATTATCGCACAAGGTCAATTAGTTCCTAATAAAATTGTTTGTAATTTGATAAAAAAACGTATTCAAAAAAAAGATTGTATTAATGGTTTTTTATTAGATGGGTTCCCAAGAACAATTAAACAGGCAATATATTTATCAAACATTAATTTTAAAATAGATTATATTTTAGAATTTATCGTACCATTTCATACAATATTAGAACGTATATCTGGTAGACGCGTGCATACTGATTCAGGTCGTATTTATCATATTAAATTTAAACCTCCAAAAATTCAAAATAAGGATGATATAACTGGAGAATTATTAACAATTCGAGAAGATGATAAAATAGAAAGTATAAAAACAAGATTAGAAGAATATAAAAAAATACATGACCCATTAATTAATTATTATATTAATTTACACAAAATAGGACATATAAAATTCTTTCAAATTGATGGCACTAATTCAGTGTCATTAATTCATAAAAAAATAGAGAAAATTTTAAATAAATGA